In a genomic window of Xylophilus rhododendri:
- a CDS encoding Csu type fimbrial protein, whose translation MIRRGWAIRLCLAVAMALLPPAGALAASCSVSSSGLSFGPYDPFAPGALDGAGDIAVQCDADTAYSIALGPGSGSYAARQMPGAGTALAYNLFVAASRLAVWGDGSAGTSLVSGSVAGAHYTVYGRIPAAQNVPAGAYADQLVITVSY comes from the coding sequence ATGATTCGCCGTGGATGGGCCATCCGCCTGTGCCTGGCCGTGGCGATGGCGCTGCTGCCGCCGGCCGGCGCGCTGGCGGCCAGCTGCAGTGTGTCGAGCAGCGGGCTGTCTTTCGGCCCCTACGATCCCTTCGCTCCCGGCGCGCTCGACGGCGCGGGCGACATCGCCGTGCAGTGCGATGCCGACACCGCCTACAGCATCGCGCTCGGCCCCGGCAGCGGCAGTTATGCCGCTCGCCAGATGCCGGGGGCCGGTACCGCGCTCGCCTACAACCTGTTCGTGGCGGCCTCGCGCCTGGCCGTCTGGGGCGACGGCAGCGCGGGAACTTCCCTCGTCTCGGGAAGCGTCGCCGGCGCGCACTACACCGTCTACGGCCGCATACCGGCGGCACAGAACGTGCCGGCGGGTGCTTATGCGGACCAGCTCGTCATCACCGTCAGCTACTGA
- a CDS encoding DUF3892 domain-containing protein produces MIELEVNCIQRPHPEAPHHLITHLGHSAFECRIPVELAITQIRGKLSRYYVLDAATDERIYVDVRREPGRVPYLQAQIEGVWTDHLVRLPECSRRFRLIREGRSLDMRQSARFLAHR; encoded by the coding sequence ATGATCGAACTGGAAGTGAACTGCATTCAGAGGCCGCATCCGGAAGCACCGCATCACCTGATCACGCACCTGGGCCACAGCGCATTCGAATGCCGCATCCCGGTCGAGCTGGCCATCACGCAGATCCGCGGCAAGCTCAGCCGCTATTACGTGCTGGATGCCGCCACCGACGAGCGCATCTACGTCGACGTGCGCCGGGAACCGGGCCGCGTGCCCTATCTGCAGGCGCAGATCGAAGGCGTCTGGACCGACCACCTGGTGCGGCTGCCCGAATGCAGCCGGCGCTTCCGGCTGATCCGCGAAGGGCGCAGCCTGGACATGCGGCAGTCGGCGCGGTTCCTGGCGCATCGGTAG
- a CDS encoding NAD(+) synthase, translating into MLTSADLPFHHPYRHGFARLAVAVPRNRVADPVFNAAETIRLYGEAAAQGAAVVAFPELGLSAYTCEDLFHQAALLDACETALQQVVEASRHIAAVAIVGLPLRVEHRLFNCAAVVQGGRLLGVLPKTYLPNYGEFYEGRQFNGADTALATEIELCGATVPFGSDLLFQARNLPLLKIHVEICEDVWVPIPPSSYAALAGATVLVNLSASNITIGKSAYRHQLVSLQSARCQAAYLYSSAGIGESTTDLAWDGQALIYEAGELLAESERFSNRSHMILADADLERLSRERMRQNSFGTSVQKHRQQLAGWRTVVFDLALPESVPGGLLRKVERFPYVPSDAASRDERCHETFNIQVQSLVQRLEASKIDKVVIGVSGGLDSTHTLLVLAQAMDRLGLPRRNILGFTMPGFATSKRTLMQAHELMTSVGCTVREIDIRPSCTQMLADLGHPFHNGEPVYDITFENVQAGERTSHLFRLANFHGAIVAGTGDLSELALGWCTYGVGDHMSHYNVNASVPKTLIKHLVRWVADTGMLGERGSQTLRDILATEISPELVPTDPNAVGSQPGQKTEDTIGPYELQDFHLYYTVRYGFRPSKVAYLAYVAWHDRDQGSWPQDLPDERHQYSLAEIRKHLRTFVWRFFQTSQFKRSCVPNAPKIGSGGSLSPRGDWRAPSDGESAVWLADLERIPEA; encoded by the coding sequence GTGTTGACCAGCGCCGATCTGCCCTTTCACCATCCCTACCGCCACGGCTTCGCACGGCTGGCGGTCGCCGTGCCGCGCAACCGGGTGGCCGACCCGGTCTTCAATGCCGCCGAAACCATCCGCCTGTACGGCGAAGCGGCGGCCCAGGGCGCGGCCGTGGTGGCCTTTCCCGAGCTCGGCCTGTCGGCCTATACCTGCGAGGACCTGTTCCACCAGGCCGCCCTGCTCGATGCCTGCGAAACAGCGCTGCAGCAGGTGGTGGAGGCCTCGCGCCATATCGCCGCCGTGGCCATCGTCGGCCTGCCCTTGCGGGTGGAGCACCGGCTCTTCAACTGCGCGGCCGTGGTGCAGGGCGGCCGGCTGCTGGGCGTGCTGCCCAAGACCTATCTGCCCAACTACGGCGAGTTCTACGAAGGCCGGCAGTTCAACGGCGCGGACACCGCCCTGGCCACCGAGATCGAACTCTGCGGCGCCACCGTTCCCTTCGGCAGCGACCTGCTCTTCCAGGCGCGCAACCTACCCCTGCTCAAGATCCACGTGGAGATCTGCGAGGACGTCTGGGTGCCGATTCCGCCCAGCAGCTACGCGGCGCTGGCGGGGGCGACGGTGCTGGTCAACCTGTCCGCATCCAACATCACCATCGGCAAGTCGGCCTACCGCCACCAGCTGGTGAGCCTGCAGTCGGCGCGCTGCCAGGCGGCTTATCTCTACTCGTCGGCCGGCATCGGCGAATCCACCACCGACCTGGCCTGGGACGGCCAGGCGCTGATCTATGAGGCCGGCGAACTGCTGGCCGAGAGCGAGCGTTTCTCCAACCGCTCGCACATGATCCTGGCCGACGCCGACCTGGAGCGCCTCTCGCGCGAACGCATGCGGCAGAACAGCTTCGGCACCTCGGTGCAGAAGCACCGGCAGCAGCTGGCGGGCTGGCGCACCGTCGTCTTCGACCTGGCCCTGCCCGAGTCCGTGCCCGGCGGCCTGCTGCGCAAGGTGGAGCGCTTCCCCTATGTGCCCAGCGACGCCGCCAGCCGCGACGAACGCTGCCACGAGACCTTCAACATCCAGGTGCAGTCGCTGGTGCAGCGGCTCGAAGCCAGCAAGATCGACAAGGTGGTGATCGGTGTCTCGGGCGGGCTCGACTCCACCCACACCCTGCTGGTGCTGGCCCAGGCCATGGACCGGCTCGGCCTGCCGCGCCGCAACATCCTGGGCTTCACCATGCCCGGCTTCGCCACCAGCAAACGCACGCTGATGCAGGCGCACGAGCTGATGACTTCGGTGGGCTGCACCGTGCGCGAGATCGACATCCGCCCCAGCTGCACCCAGATGCTGGCCGACCTGGGCCACCCCTTCCACAACGGCGAGCCGGTCTACGACATCACCTTCGAGAACGTGCAGGCCGGCGAGCGCACCAGCCACCTGTTCCGGCTGGCCAACTTCCACGGCGCCATCGTGGCCGGCACCGGCGACCTGAGCGAGCTGGCGCTGGGCTGGTGCACCTATGGCGTGGGCGACCACATGTCGCACTACAACGTGAACGCCTCGGTGCCCAAGACGCTGATCAAGCACCTGGTGCGCTGGGTGGCCGACACCGGCATGCTGGGCGAACGCGGCAGCCAGACCCTGCGCGACATCCTGGCCACCGAGATCAGCCCCGAGCTGGTCCCCACCGATCCGAACGCCGTTGGCAGCCAGCCGGGCCAGAAGACGGAAGACACCATAGGCCCCTACGAGCTGCAGGACTTCCACCTCTACTACACGGTGCGCTACGGATTCCGGCCGAGCAAGGTGGCCTATCTGGCGTACGTGGCCTGGCATGACCGGGACCAGGGCAGTTGGCCGCAGGACCTGCCCGACGAACGCCACCAGTACTCGCTGGCGGAGATCCGCAAGCACCTGCGCACCTTCGTCTGGCGCTTCTTCCAGACCAGCCAGTTCAAGCGCTCCTGCGTGCCCAATGCGCCCAAGATCGGCTCGGGCGGCTCGCTCTCGCCGCGCGGCGACTGGCGGGCGCCGAGCGACGGCGAGTCGGCCGTCTGGCTGGCCGACCTGGAGCGTATTCCCGAGGCCTAG
- a CDS encoding NAD(P)-dependent alcohol dehydrogenase, whose amino-acid sequence MSQALAYAAQSATTPLAPHTIERRTPGQLDVALDVLFCGVCHSDLHTARNEWHNTLYPSVPGHEIVGRVTAVGSLVSKFKVGDIVGVGCMVDSCQHCQPCAEGIEQYCENGFTGTYNGPMFGGENTYGGYSSAMVVRESFVLKISHDEASLAAVAPLLCAGITTYSPLRQWNVGPGSKVGIVGLGGLGHMGVKIAAAMGAHVVLFTTSESKRADALRLGAHEVVVSKNAEEMAAQAGKLDFILNTVAAPHDLDAFLALLKLDGTMTLVGAPDSPHPSPNVFSLILKRRRLAGSLIGGIRETQEMLDFCAKHGIVSDIETIAMDQINTAYERMLKSDVKYRFVVDMATIG is encoded by the coding sequence ATGTCCCAAGCCCTCGCCTACGCCGCCCAGTCGGCCACCACACCCCTGGCGCCCCACACCATCGAACGCCGCACGCCGGGCCAGCTCGACGTGGCGCTGGACGTGCTGTTCTGCGGCGTCTGCCATTCCGACCTGCACACCGCGCGCAACGAATGGCACAACACCCTCTACCCCTCCGTGCCGGGCCACGAGATCGTCGGCCGCGTCACCGCGGTCGGCTCGCTGGTGAGCAAGTTCAAGGTCGGCGACATCGTCGGCGTGGGCTGCATGGTCGACAGCTGCCAGCACTGCCAGCCCTGCGCCGAGGGCATCGAGCAGTACTGCGAGAACGGCTTCACCGGCACCTACAACGGCCCGATGTTCGGCGGCGAGAACACCTACGGCGGCTATTCCAGCGCCATGGTGGTGCGCGAAAGCTTCGTGCTGAAGATCAGCCACGACGAGGCATCGCTGGCCGCCGTCGCGCCGCTGCTGTGCGCGGGCATCACCACCTATTCGCCACTGCGTCAGTGGAATGTCGGTCCGGGCAGCAAGGTCGGCATCGTGGGTCTGGGCGGCCTCGGCCACATGGGCGTGAAGATCGCCGCGGCCATGGGCGCGCATGTGGTGCTGTTCACCACCTCCGAGAGCAAGCGCGCCGATGCGCTGCGACTGGGCGCGCATGAAGTGGTGGTCTCGAAGAACGCCGAGGAGATGGCGGCGCAGGCCGGCAAGCTCGACTTCATCCTCAACACCGTGGCCGCGCCGCACGACCTCGACGCCTTCCTGGCGCTGCTCAAGCTCGACGGCACCATGACCCTGGTCGGCGCACCCGATTCGCCGCATCCCTCGCCCAACGTCTTCAGCCTGATCTTGAAGCGCCGCCGCCTGGCCGGCTCGCTGATCGGCGGCATCCGCGAGACGCAGGAGATGCTCGACTTCTGCGCCAAGCACGGCATCGTGTCGGACATCGAGACCATCGCCATGGACCAGATCAACACCGCCTACGAACGCATGCTCAAGAGCGACGTGAAGTACCGGTTCGTGGTGGACATGGCCACGATCGGCTGA